CCATTTCAAGTAAGTGTCCTGTATTAAAACATGGTACTTAAGTTATAGAAGTGTTAGTAGCTAGatcaaataaaagtattaaagTCCTTATACAATGCAGAAATACCCAAGAACATGACCCCTTATTATAATATAGAatgttataatataatatattacaatgTTGCTTTATTATgataaaaaaattgaaatgctcaaataaagaacaagtacctcaaattaGTTTACACAAGTGCTTTAATACATGTACATACATCTGTTCACTGTCCCTGCCACTGTAAACTGAGCGAAAAGTGCTTGTGATCTAATTTTTAAGTTGGTAACATGGTCAGGAAACTTATGCTATTGAAACCCATAAGATCGATCATGACTTTTCAGTATAAACTAACTAGAAGATAAGACATGACCAGTAAGGATTTACCTattattctttgttttatgtaaCATTGTAAATGTCACAGAAACCCTGATGGGATCCATCAACACAAACCCAAAGGACATTGTTCAAGCCCACTTAACATTATTTTAGTCAAgatatttgttttcagcagCAAAATGACTTCATGCAAATAGCCTAATTAGCTTTTTTGTTCCATTATCATGATCTCATTTATGGTCTCAGAAATTATTTTAGAGTTCAAGTCTGACAACTATAAGTCTCTTAAAGGACTTTAAACAGTATGTGACTAATTTCCATTCTTTTATCTTATTCCTTCAAGCTATATTGCAAGTAATAGGCTACATCATTAGTAGGCTAGTAGCACCATATTAACATAATTATTACCAAATAAACGACAGAAAAAGAATGGATAAATGGTCCCCTCTAatacaggctgctgcacccgcggtgtctcacagagataccgcaggtccttccttaCTGCAGCGGTCTGactataaccatcatggcctcAGGTAGAtcccccacacatataacaacactgactataacaccccctgttgtgttaataactgtgcaatacatatctggctgctatacctttatttttgtgtattttgtaaattgtgtgattcttgtatatatatatttagtatcttgggtgtaatattaagctgtctttgcctctttctgctgtaataatgaaaatgtccactctgtaggacgaataaaggtattctgattctgacctCTTAATCAAGGATGATCAGTAGatgtattgctgtttttttgacATTCTTCAGTAGTTTGCAGCGCACTTCTTGTTTTCTAATTCAAAAAACTAGTAATGGTCTTATTACTAATAatggtttaaaacaaaaaataaaaagtattaaacatgacatttgttttgtgttgacCTATGATTCTAAATGTAATACATCTTCTGTAAAATGCTATTTCATTTCTTGACACTTGAGGGCGCCCTGTGATCTCTCTCTTTTAGATTGACGCTGTTAGAAACGGCTAGGGAGGCGGTTAAGCGAAGGGACCAGCAGCCGTCCAATCAAACGCGAGAATGTGGGTTTTAAATATGATGAACCAATCATCTTCTTAGAAACGTGTGAAGAGCTTGATTCAGCCTCCTACGTTACCGTAGACACTTTGGTGGACACGGCCCTCTTTCAAAGTTCCTGGGGGAAGAGGGAAGGAACCCGGACAAACCCAAGGAAAGGGGCCAAGATTGATCTCGGAGGataaatatttacctttaattCACCCCAGGGAGGATTATTGTCCACCCCAATAAAAAGGTTCGAGGATATTGTGTCTGTTTACAGCTATGTTACATAGCTAACATTCGCTAACTAGCCGTTAGTGTATGTGTAACGTTAGCTTATGTTACTGGGCtaatagctagctagcttggtTAGCTCAAGCTCGCGTAGgctcattcattattttttgtctgcTAACATTGCTCGATTGTTGAGTACAACGCCTTCATTGATTCACTGATTTGATGAAAAACGCATTTTATGACTAACTGTCAGTTTcggtttctttttctgtctgttcttAATATCTAGGGTGCAAAACGGAAAACCAAGGACTTGACTGCCCGAGAACgtcagaaaataaagaaaatggcGGAGCCGGACAAATTAAACATCGACTCTATAATTCAGCGTCTCTTGGAAGGTGAGGAAAATTAAACCCCTAATGCAGTATTATACTTAgtttaaaacaaattgcaaaTGTTGATGGTAGagagatgtgtgttttatacagCAGGTAAGTCGGCTAAAGTTAAAGGTAGGAACAGTATGGTGTAGTAGCCTACTTAAGATTGCTGTGCTCTCAGGCTCGATGGTTGCGTTTGGATAAAACCAAGGATTGTAGCCACATACACCCTAACAACACTTGTCATTAAACGTTTGTTGCGTTGTTTGATTGGTGAAGGCTTTTATGTTATGGTTTCcgctttctgtttttgtaagaTTGCATGTTACTGTGTTGTATGCAAATCAAGGCGAAATGGGTGACGTTACAAGTGGCACGAAAAAGGAGGAACGTAACATATTTTATCAAATGAAGTCTACTCATACCTTTAGgttttttattaatgtatttccTGTTAAGAGGTGATATCTTACTTGTATTTCATTCTATAATTATTGAATCACTCCTGTAGGTTGGATGATTTGCGGCATGGGAATAACtataccctttttttttaagacgttgttttcattcacattAGTACATTGACACTTGCTCACTGTAGGAGCACTCTTGAAATCAtagttttctttaaacatttgtatCTCCTTTTCCCACCAGAGCTTCTTCTGTTACATGGGTGCACTTTTGTTGTGCTTTCTGTTTTGTAGTGGAGGCTCTGATTACAATTTGCAGCCACAACCTTCCCTAGAGTGATTTGTTAATGAGGTGTTCAAAGACGCTTTGATTGGCACATGCTCACACTATTATGAGAAACTGCTGTTCGGCCTTCTATTCTACTCTACTGCTGTTTCTGAAGcaatatacagccccggaaaaaaataagggaccacttcagcattatcattttctcttgttttattgtttatagatatttctttgagttaaattattattatttttaaaatgttattctataaactactgaccacATTTCTCTTTAtgggaattcaacaaacactgaaatggctgccatacatgtagagataaagatttaagaaacatttggatgGGTCTTATCATTTTTTCCCGAGCTGTATGTAATGTTTGCATCAGTTATTTTTTCAtacttaaaataacattttcgAACAATTTTTGTGATCGCATCTATCAGTATAGCTCCAAAAGAGTTGTGAAAAGTGTTCTCTAGAAAGGTTTTGCACAAAAGATACTTTATATGGAGTGATTTGTAATCTGCATTGGCTCTACAAACTGATAAGAGCAATTGCTCCATTGCATGCCCACTGTATACAATGTGTGCAGACAGATTTGTTATGCTTGGAGTTGCTTGTGTGTGAGGGAAACGGGGCTGTTTTTATCTTCACATGATGGTTGTGTAACAGGAGCCCCGTGGACATCAAACAGAAGCATAAATCTCCTCTGACCCAACTGTACAGTTCACATAAAAAGAACACAGAATAAGGTCGTGACCTCTGTAGTTGACCTTTTTCACTGGGTGCGAATATAGTATCCAGACATCTTTGTGGCAGGAACCACATCAGATCTAGGAGTCttgtgacataaaaaaaaaatgtgattcatACTCCATctataaaaagacatttggatGTTGGGCACTGAAATGTTTCCGAGGCTGTAAATACATTTGGCCTTAGCCCTTTGTTTATTTACCTTCTTGTATATAGTCTCCTCACGATCAGCCTAAACCGAGCCGGTGTACACTGTTTGTGAATCTGCAGTACCGCCTGGGCATTTGACTCTGGACCCTGCTTGTTATGCTGTGTTTTGTACACGGATTTTTATACTTTGGTTTTGATAAGGTTGTCTGCCAAACACAGGGGAAGACAAACAAGCCTGACAGTGGCagtattttttgtatcttgttATGTAACTCACTGGACCCTTATTGTCAgcatttgtggttttattgtaGTGACCCTCTTGCcaggaaaaaaaagcactaTTGTGTTTGCCGCTCTGTTGAAGACTAGTGAAGAATAATTGCCTCACTGCATTAAGAGACTGATCAAATATATCCCATGCTAGCTCAGCCTCTATGGAGAACAAGTGACTTGTTTCGTGCTTGCGGACTGCTTTCAAGACCAACCCAATTGAACATGTTTGCATAGTGATTGTTTCAATTGGATTACTAAGTGAACTCTGGGAGTGTGTGTTGCTCATAGCTTGTCTGGAGAGCGTGACATCACTTGAGCTCAGCCAGAACGTCCAGCACTGAGTCAGGAGTTGCTGGACCAAACCAACTGTTGATTCCAGCAATCCCGGAACCCAAATGGCTTTTCTGTTGTGCCGGTCCAGCTCTTTGTTTTCTGCCCCCTGATCAGCGTAGTGGAAAGCCTTTTGTCTGCATCCCTCTTGATAAGCTCGCTGTTGCCCACTGGCTATGTGGCTAACTTTGGCGTAAGCTCTGTCAGGGCTTAGCCTTCTGTAATCCTGGTTTAAGTGACAAGCAGCACTGCAGTATTATTTATACCTACTTTTCACTGTTAGGGGACTTACTTTCAGTTTCTACTTCAGGaaagtgtgatttattttctaactatttgtaaaaaaagatatactCTCACTGTCCCTTTGCAAGTGTTGTGCAGGCATTATTAGAACTAGATTAGGTTTACTTGTAACAATAATTCCCAAATGATAGACAGACCTAATGTTGTTAAACAAATGTACTTTGAGTAGAGCTATTAGTTATGCAGTTTTTATTCACCCGTGATCTATTTCACTTTGGTTAGttggctttaaaaatgtaagcatTTGTCTGTTTATCCACCTCACAACTGAAACATTCTTGAGAGCTCTGTTCACACCCAGTATTATATTGATAATTGTCACAAAGACAGTTGTAGGCAAGTGTGTCATGACTGTACACACACTACCTGTTCTGTAGGCTGTGGTGTCATTCGTTGGGTGGGAAAGAGAGTGGCCATTAGTCAGATTATACACGTTTTTGTTGGGATTTACTTCGGCATAAAGAAGCACATGTAGGAAATGAGGGTGTGATATCATTCCGCCAGAGATGCAAACAAACCAGATTCCAAACTCCACCAGCCTTGCGTAAGGCCAGAGTGTACTCACAGTCGCTGAGATAGAGTTGCATGGCATCACGTACGCGCCCCACAGTTGGCATGTcaatgtgcaaatgttttgaTCTAAATTATGAGCGTTGGTGATACTTCAATGAATAATTTCAGATTGCCTGTAAGACCCCTTTCtgttaagtaacattttcagctgtttttttaaagataagtTTTCAGTAAAATAAACTTGGTTCCTTGTTGAAGTTTTATCTTGGGTTGGCTCCTTTCACAGTGGATAATAAGTGTATAAACTATGACAATTACACACTTGACAAGCCTTCTGAATTTGTCAGATAGCAAAGTAGTTGACTGCCAAAAAGAGAATGTAATATCATCATAACATGATGGATACAGTTACATCTGATTTTATTTCGATTTCTGTTAACTGGCCTTGGTTGTGAACCAGTGTCATAGCAATGTGTCATTCTTAACAGTGCATATTAAAAAGGCCCCAGTTACGTGTTTACAATGTCTTTGCAGCAGCTAGATCAGCTAAAGGGGATGTGGgtttctcctcttgttcctTAGCTTGGCTTTAATCTGCCACATAAGCAGAAAGACGTGCCTTTGAGGCTGACAAGTTTCCACTGATCAGGGTTTCTCAGATGCTGCAACTCTGCGTACTGCATGTGATCATCTTGCTGTGTTGTGGCTAGATGTAAAGTGTAACTCGTGATAGTAAATAACGTTTTAAAAATGAGGAGTAAAACCTTCACAATAACCATTAAATAATTTGGTGAACTGCCTATGTGCTGTGAGACTCGTCTAACATTTTCCTGTATTTGGTTGTTGTGAGTACTCTACTTCCAGTCTGGTTTCCAGTCTCAATATCTGAGGGTCATGTTTCATTGCTAACTCCTTGTGTCCTTGTCCATTCAGACTTTTTTACAGCTCGGACTATGgcagtgtctttgtgtttttactgtatcTCCCATAAAACGTCTtttatcttctcttttttccagtcaAGGGTTCTCGACCAGGGAAGAATGTCCAGCTGACAGAGAGCGAGATCCGTGGCCTTTGCCTGAAGTCCCGTGAAATCTTCTTGAGCCAGCCAATCCTGCTTGAACTAGAGGCTCCCCTCAAAATCTGCGGTGAGCTTTAATGGAGTGCTCAATAAGCTTAAGAAATGAATCAAACCAAGTGAACTACCATAGTGGTGACACAGCAGACTGACTAATGCAACAGAAGATCACCTGATGTTTGGTTCTTGATTAACTTGACAGTTTGCTCCTCTGTAAATGCCAGTTGTATTGTTACTCAGCAGCTACACCCAGTAGCAGTGTAATGGCATTAAGACTGCACTCCTCTGCTGCCCTCTGCAGGTGATGTCCATGGCCAGTACTATGATCTGCTCCGGCTGTTTGAATATGGAGGCTTCCCCCCAGAAAGCAACTACCTGTTCCTTGGAGACTATGTAGACAGAGGGAAGCAGTCACTGGAGACCATCTGCCTGCTCCTAGCCTACAAGATCAAATATCCAGAGAACTTTTTCCTTCTGCGTGGAAACCATGAATGCGCCTCTATTAATCGTATCTACGGCTTTTATGACGAGTGTAAGTGCTGAGTACCTTTTTGGAAAACAGGATAAATGTCAAATCTGCTCTCTCGGCTGGTGCACTTGTGTCTCATATTTACTCTTTGGCTGGTAGGTAAGCGGCGGTATAACATTAAGCTGTGGAAGACCTTCACAGACTGCTTCAACTGCTTACCTGTGGCGGCCATTGTAGATGAGAAAATCTTCTGCTGTCATGGAGGTAAGCGCTGAGGATATATAATCAGATGTTATGAGGATTAGGTGATACACATTCAGGGTTTGTCACTCCTGAAAGATGCTTAATTTTGACTGTGTTGAAAGTTACAAATATgcctccattaaaaaaaaaaaagcgtgaTTTTTCAACGTTATGTCTCACGACAGACACATAGCGGACTGGAGCTAGCTAAGCATTAAATACCCATCATCCAAACATAcagctaaaataataaaagtgaaaataaagatgGATTGCTTTGGGTATAAAGTCTttttgtgaatatatatatttttttaaatttataaaGGTTCAGAGTCTTGAAATGTTTCGTCTAGGTTCCTTGAACTTGCTTGAATCTTACTCATCAGAAGATAAGAACCAGATGTGTTTATGATTTCTCTCCAGGCCTCTCTCCTGATCTTCAGTCTATGGAGCAGATCCGCAGAGTAATGCGACCCACAGACGTGCCTGACCAGGGTCTGCTGTGTGACCTGCTTTGGGCCGATCCAGACAAAGATGTGCTTGGTTGGGGTGAAAACGACCGTGGCGTCTCTTTCACATTTGGGGCGGATGTGGTGGCCAAATTTTTGCACAAACACGACATGGACCTAATATGCAGGGCGCATCAGGTAATGTCTAGCCAGTAAGCTTTGTATCCCTGAAACTGAAGCTCTAGGATTTGCATTAGTCCTCTCTTATTCTTTTCTGAATGTAGTTTGCTTTATTGTTAGGattttatactttaaatatgCCAATATTTAATATTCTCAACAATCTCCCATGTCAACCAAAGTTACTGTAGCTTCTAGTGTTCCTGTTCAGTTGAAAATCTGACGGTGTTGGTTCACTCAACCAAGCGGACAAAACGGTACCAACAAGCGAGCTACCGACTGACCTCTGGATTTTCtggcttctgttttttttgtctgtgttgttgactgttcctcttcttcctcaggtGGTGGAAGATGGTTATGAGTTTTTCGCAAAGAGGCAGCTGGTCACCTTATTCTCTGCTCCCAACTATTGTGGAGAGTTTGACAATGCCGGTGCCATGATGAGTGTGGATGAAACACTCATGTGCTCCTTCCAGGTGTGTAAAGCAGAACCtttgtttgttctctttgtaataaaacaaatcaaaaaaagtGCAATCATCTGcatgtattttgtgttaaaCAATAATCGTACACAATGGATCATtagttgtacttttttttaatgttttatcttaGTTTTCATGCCTTAAGTTGACCTCTactatttatataaaaagtttTTCTGTTCATCATTGCAGAAGTTACTGTTTATTTCCGTCAAACTAAATGAGAgttcctctgtttctctctcagatTCTGAAGCCAGCAGATAAGAAATTGTATCCTTatggcggaggaggaggaatgggaTCTGGGAGACCGGTCACCCCGCCGCGAAATTCAGCCAAGGCTGCCAAGGCCAAGAAATAACAGGCGCTGGATACCCCTTCCACAACCTGCCACCCTGCTGTCTACCCAACACTCTTCTTTCTTCTACATCCCAAACTTGTTTCTCCCTCGTCACCAAATGGCAACAAAGCAGACAAGTGTCCAGGGTTCAatcatgttttttctctttaaaaccaactgtttgtttgtctgtttgcgtgcatttttttgtgtgagtgtgtaaacaaaaaagaaagtgagaatGATACAGAGGGAAATGCTGTAttctgtatgtatgttttttttctttcttcctcttgttCCTCTGTTCATTTTTCCTTGTCATTTTGTAGAGCTGGGTTCTTCTTCCTGTTCTGTGATGTAAATTCAAACCTGGGTGtagtggaggagggagaggggcaaagagaaagaggagccTTAGCTGTTTATGTTAAGGCCCTGCACTGTTTAATGCTAAACACAAGCTTTTGTACATCCTGTTTCAGAGgtttgtgtatgtctgtgtgatGGGTGGTTAAGGGTGGGGTGGGATCAAGTTGCACGGTCAAATGGGAATGGCACATACCACACACTGGGTGCACAGGTGGACATATGTGCAGGTGCACCCTTGAATGAAATGGATTCACATGaaataatacttttttcccctttcccccTGAAAACCAATGATTTGAGAACGCAAACATGGATGTGAAATAGTTTTGcttctttaattttttttctttttttgtagaTACATGAATTAGTTCACTGAAAGTACGATGAATAAAATAaccatttatttgaattttgcCATCACGCTGATCACTCTGTTTGCCAttgcttttgtgtttgtcagCAACCTTTGCCATCAAGCATAGTGGCTGTGCTTGTCATCGAGTGTGGTAGCTTAAACTGACAATACAGCAGCTTAAAGAGATGTCTTCTGAATTGGACCCACTAAGATATAGAcactgaaatgtattattttggtCCGGTTTATTTCATTAATACTTCAAACAAAGGATAATTTGACATGGTTCTTTAGTGTAATTTATTCAAAGATGTAAGAAAGAATTGCCCAAAGGTGGTCTTAGAACCAGATGTTGCCTGTTTTTAACACAAAAAGGCTTTTGACTAGAATTtcttaaatgtgtcttttttctaATGTCTGATTGTTAAGAACAAGTAGTTAATGATCTTCAGCGGGATGACTAGGAAGTTAATCTTATCCGACTCTTAAGCTGTATTGAGCTTTTAAAACCGCATACTCAAGAAAGTTGATGAAAGTGGCTAGAAGGTTCTCCACATGGTGAATGAATGATGGTGAATCATTGCTCTTACTTTCCAGTCCTCTAGTCAAGAAGACCACCTAAGTTAAGACCCTCGTGAAAATAAAGCGtgggtttattttaatgtaaaccCACTGAATGAGGGTGGTAGGAAGGCTAGAACTAGGAACAAGAGCCTTGAAGGCAGAAGTGTTAGGATAGAAGTATTATACCACATTTCTCAAAGCCTTGCAGATGATCCTTTAATCTTAATGGGGAATACTATTAAGTAATTGTTTTACTCTAAAACATAAAATTCCCAAAGCAATCATTTGCAGAAAATCCAAAATAAACctagattacatttttggctGCAATGTCGGGTAATAACCAGGAGAACAGCTATCACTGTACATGCATTGTTAAATCATTCTGAATGCTTCTTCAATTGTgctttgtaaattatttttagcAAGAATATGGAAGTGCTTGCATTGCTTGTGACGGCAGTCATCATCTTTGAGTTGCTTTCTTTTTGCACCTTGTTGATAAAAGCATAAAGAGCCATAGACAGAGTGGATCCATCGACAACTGTGAACTCCCAAACAACGCAGCCAACCTACCTAAATTCACACTCAAAAAGACGTTTCTGCTTGTTTGTACAGGctttttaataaatgctgttcTGTCAGGAATAATGCCACAAACTGGCAATTTTGCTTCCCTTTTTCCATGCATTAAGTTCGCATACAGGGTGTCCCCAGTGAAAGCAGTCCATAGTTCAGCACTGGCTGTTGCAACTGGTGAAAATACTTCTTTCTACAGTGTTTCAGGGTATTTCACTGCCCATTTCTAATGAGCCAAACATAGTTTCCCTCTATTACATACTTGGTGTGTCTGGTTTTGTTAGTCTGCTGTCTGTCCTCATTCTTCAGCCCTCTGTCCAAGTATGAGCACATGCAACAGCAGCGTTCCAGATTGCAAAGGCAGTAAATATTGTGAAGTTGAGTGCAAGGCATACGCACATACTTCAGAGGGTGGGGAAGCAGTTTTTCAGCTGTCATCCTGCCCCATAATATAAGATCAACTCAGGAAgtgaaatttaaaataaaataaatggtatgaggaaatcatattttttattcatatagTAAGTAATAATATAGTAATATTTACCAGTCGGATGGCTTGCCGTTTCTGAAATAGGTTGAGCCCAACTGTGGCGTCTTGAGTCCATTAGGGAACAATGTTCACAGTGATTTGTTAGTTTAAAGGTCATTTTGATTTGTTAACAATACAGGCCCGccttttgtaaataaagttgatatGATGTCTAGGATctgaaaatgtacagaaatgTCTGATGATAAAATCTTTTAGGATAAAAGGAAATTTAGGCATGGGTGTTATGATATTATGGAGACCATCTCCCAACTGAGAGATGTGTCTTCAACAATGTGGGGGCTCCTTTTAGAGAAAATAGTGAAACATTATT
The window above is part of the Eleginops maclovinus isolate JMC-PN-2008 ecotype Puerto Natales chromosome 16, JC_Emac_rtc_rv5, whole genome shotgun sequence genome. Proteins encoded here:
- the ppp1caa gene encoding protein phosphatase 1, catalytic subunit, alpha isozyme a, which gives rise to MAEPDKLNIDSIIQRLLEVKGSRPGKNVQLTESEIRGLCLKSREIFLSQPILLELEAPLKICGDVHGQYYDLLRLFEYGGFPPESNYLFLGDYVDRGKQSLETICLLLAYKIKYPENFFLLRGNHECASINRIYGFYDECKRRYNIKLWKTFTDCFNCLPVAAIVDEKIFCCHGGLSPDLQSMEQIRRVMRPTDVPDQGLLCDLLWADPDKDVLGWGENDRGVSFTFGADVVAKFLHKHDMDLICRAHQVVEDGYEFFAKRQLVTLFSAPNYCGEFDNAGAMMSVDETLMCSFQILKPADKKLYPYGGGGGMGSGRPVTPPRNSAKAAKAKK